The genomic segment ATCTGGTATGCTCATTCTGGGTGGAGGAGTGGGTTCCAGGCTCCAGGCTTCACTGGGCGAGGCGCAGAAGGAATGGGCGTCTCTCGAGGTAACTTTTCGACCTTCCTGGGAGGGGACTTGAGTCAGGGGCGTGGCCTAGTCTAAATTGTAACATATGATTGGTTTTTCGGCAGGTGGGCGGGGTGTCCTTGGTACCCCACCCCTCCCTCATCGAACCGGAAGTGTCTATTGGTCTTTCCAGCTGGTTGTCATTTCACTCGGCTGGGTCCTGAGGAGAAGGACTCAGCCGCGGCTGCGGGACCCGGACACCGggaggcggtggcggcggcggcggcggcggcggaggcgacagcagaggaggaagaagaggaagaaggagagaaaaagaagagccaGGCGGAGTCCGCAACAACGACAGCGGGAACTGCGGAACCGGGGTAAAGCGACGGCGGCGGCGACCGCGACGGCCCAGCAACCGTGAGGAGAAACAAAAGCCttctaaattataattttaaaaaaaatctgggaggaaaaagagagagagcaaagGGGGGAGACCCTTCTCTTTTAGAATAACTACACTAGtgggtttttcctttctttactctTTTTTATCCCCTGCGGAGAATCGAACTGAGAGAACTGAACAAACCGCCCCTGGGTCCcatgagggaaaaaaatcccGGAGCCGCAGAGAGGGGAAGAGGCCGAAACCGCAGGACCTTCCAGGTCGCCCCCTTGGTCCCCGCACCCCCCGGCCGCCAGCTCGCCCTCGCCGAGTCTCGCTAATTCCTCCTGATcgcaaccccccacccccaacaagaGGGAGAAACTGTTTCCAATCCATTTCATGGGGGAGAGGAGGTCAGGGGGAGCCCAGGAAGAGCGACCGCAGCAAGATCTGCACCCGGAGCCTCAGGAACAGCTCCAGAGGCCAGAACTGCACCCCGTGAAAGAGCAGAAACAGGACCAGGAACAGCAGAAACCACCCTGCAATCATCTTTCCTTTAGTCAGTGCTGATTTCTTCTCCCGCAACCAGGAATTCACCTCCCACCCCAGATAACCTAATATaatctatatatataaatatataatatataatgttctTAAATtattcctgattttttttaaccaagcTGCCAAGAAAAACGTATTCTCCCTTTGGCCCTATTCTAATTTTTATGTGTGTGAATCTAAACTGCTGAGGAAGACCATATGTGAttgttaaattatatatatatatttttactccACGCAATGCTTATTCTTCTACATCCATAGATGCTTCAGAAGCTGTTTTTTGGTCATTCATGTacattttcctttggaaaaagaAAGCGCCTATTTTACTAACCAAAGACTTGATTTTTACCCTCCTCGTTTTTATTCCCTCCTAGAAATAAGCCCAATTGGATTCATGTCAGtgttttaagagatttttgttttagttttttttttctttcagagacCAGAATTCTAAATCAGAGCTATTTAAGGTGATAAGCTGGGATCTTTGAGTTAGCTATTAATAAGACatttcaaacaaacaagcaaCTTAAATTTTGGGTAGAGGATACAAAGGCGTAAGACATCAGGTTGTCATTTCTTATTGTAAGATTCTGatcctaaaaataataaatgggggATTACGGGTTTGGAGTGCTAGTGCAAAGCAATACTGGGAATAAATCTGCTTTTCCAGTCAGATTCCATCCACATCTGCAGCCTCCACACCATCACCAAAAtgccacccccagccctgctgcttttataaataataacaCAGCTGCTAATGGCAGTAATGCCGGGTCAGCTTGGCTCTTTCCTGCTCCGGCTACTCATAACATTCAGGATGAGATCTTGGGGtcagaaaaagcaaaaagtcAGCAACAAGAGCAGCAAGACCCTTTAGAAAAGCAGCAACTCTCCCCCAGTCCAGGCCAGGAAGCTGGAATACTGCCCGAACCTGAGAAGGCAAAATCTGAAGAAAATCAAGGGGACAGTTCTTCAGAAAATGGCAGTGGGAAGGAGAAAATAAGAATCGAATCACCAGTGTTGACAGGGTTTGATTATCAAGAAGCCACGGGGCTAGGTACTTCGACCCAACCCTTGACGTCTAGTGCATCGTCTCTTACTGGTTTCAGTAACTGGTCAGCAGCGATAGCACCTTCTTCCTCTACGATCATCAATGAAGATGCAAGTTTCTTTCACCAGGGAGGGGTCCCGGCTGCTTCGGCTAATAACGGTGCTCTGTTATTTCAAAATTTTCCCCATCATGTCAGCCCCGGCTTCGGAGGCAGCTTCTCCCCTCAGATCGGTCCTCTCTCGCAGCACCACCCTCATCACCCTCATTTCCAGCATCATCACAGCCAGCATCAGCAGCAGAGGAGGTCTCCCGCCAGTCCCCATCCCCCACCTTTCACACATAGAAATGCTGCTTTTAACCAGCTGCCTCATTTGGCGAATAATCTTAACAAACCCCCCTCACCGTGGAGCAGCTACCAGAGCCCCTCTCCGACACCATCGTCTTCCTGGAGCCCGGGAGGCGGTGGATACGGTGGCTGGGGAGGTTCCCAAGGCCGAGATCATCGCAGAGGGCTGAATGGAGGAATAACACCCCTGAATTCCATTTCTCCTTTGAAGAAAAATTTTGCAAGCAATCATATTCAGCTCCAGAAGTACGCTCGCCCCAGCTCTGCCTTTGCTCCTAAATCCTGGATGGAAGATAGCTTGAACAGGGCTGACAACATTTTTCCTTTTCCGGTAAGAGTATGTTCCATTAATAAAGATGAATAAGGAAATGGCATAGTGTAATATCTAACTAAGGGAGTTTGAATTGTCCATATTCATAACAGAGCTCTTCTTAGAAATTGAGTTAATTACCAGACATTATATTGGCAGGAAGTGTGATATGGAACGAAATATTCAGctatttttttggtaaatttcAAATTGTAATTTAGGAACTGTGTAATTATAAATACCAGGTAGCTAGTGATGTCATAACTATTAACTGTAATACCTTTCTGGCCTGAAAAGAGAATCAGGTTTCATTTTCCACTATTTATTTAGGTGagaatagataatatataaatatatttcatcatAGAAAATAATGATTTTCTGCTAAAGTGAAGTAACTACGTAACAAaaacattcatttctttttccagaTAAGGTAGTGATTCACTGAAAACAAATTACCGAAGTATAGttttttcatgagttacattTTAAATCTGGAACCTCGCTGAACCTTGCAGTCTGAACAGTCTGAATTCATCAATTTGGCAATACCTCTTAAATCTCTTTGCAAATTCTGGCCTGCCTTGTGTCAGTAAGGGCTACTAGAGAAATGATGCAAGTATTTTCTTCATCATCACCATTTGTTTTTGAATACCATTAAATTGTTGATA from the Manis pentadactyla isolate mManPen7 chromosome 2, mManPen7.hap1, whole genome shotgun sequence genome contains:
- the CPEB4 gene encoding cytoplasmic polyadenylation element-binding protein 4 isoform X1; the protein is MGDYGFGVLVQSNTGNKSAFPVRFHPHLQPPHHHQNATPSPAAFINNNTAANGSNAGSAWLFPAPATHNIQDEILGSEKAKSQQQEQQDPLEKQQLSPSPGQEAGILPEPEKAKSEENQGDSSSENGSGKEKIRIESPVLTGFDYQEATGLGTSTQPLTSSASSLTGFSNWSAAIAPSSSTIINEDASFFHQGGVPAASANNGALLFQNFPHHVSPGFGGSFSPQIGPLSQHHPHHPHFQHHHSQHQQQRRSPASPHPPPFTHRNAAFNQLPHLANNLNKPPSPWSSYQSPSPTPSSSWSPGGGGYGGWGGSQGRDHRRGLNGGITPLNSISPLKKNFASNHIQLQKYARPSSAFAPKSWMEDSLNRADNIFPFPDRPRTFDMHSLESSLIDIMRAENDSIKGRLNYSYPGSDSSLLINARTYGRRRGQSSLFPMEDGFLDDGRGDQPLHSGLGSPHCFTHQNGERVERYSRKVFVGGLPPDIDEDEITASFRRFGPLIVDWPHKAESKSYFPPKGYAFLLFQDESSVQALIDACIEEDGKLYLCVSSPTIKDKPVQIRPWNLSDSDFVMDGSQPLDPRKTIFVGGVPRPLRAVELAMIMDRLYGGVCYAGIDTDPELKYPKGAGRVAFSNQQSYIAAISARFVQLQHGEIDKRVEVKPYVLDDQLCDECQGARCGGKFAPFFCANVTCLQYYCEYCWAAIHSRAGREFHKPLVKEGGDRPRHISFRWN
- the CPEB4 gene encoding cytoplasmic polyadenylation element-binding protein 4 isoform X2, whose product is MGDYGFGVLVQSNTGNKSAFPVRFHPHLQPPHHHQNATPSPAAFINNNTAANGSNAGSAWLFPAPATHNIQDEILGSEKAKSQQQEQQDPLEKQQLSPSPGQEAGILPEPEKAKSEENQGDSSSENGSGKEKIRIESPVLTGFDYQEATGLGTSTQPLTSSASSLTGFSNWSAAIAPSSSTIINEDASFFHQGGVPAASANNGALLFQNFPHHVSPGFGGSFSPQIGPLSQHHPHHPHFQHHHSQHQQQRRSPASPHPPPFTHRNAAFNQLPHLANNLNKPPSPWSSYQSPSPTPSSSWSPGGGGYGGWGGSQGRDHRRGLNGGITPLNSISPLKKNFASNHIQLQKYARPSSAFAPKSWMEDSLNRADNIFPFPDRPRTFDMHSLESSLIDIMRAENDSIKGRLNYSYPGSDSSLLINGQSSLFPMEDGFLDDGRGDQPLHSGLGSPHCFTHQNGERVERYSRKVFVGGLPPDIDEDEITASFRRFGPLIVDWPHKAESKSYFPPKGYAFLLFQDESSVQALIDACIEEDGKLYLCVSSPTIKDKPVQIRPWNLSDSDFVMDGSQPLDPRKTIFVGGVPRPLRAVELAMIMDRLYGGVCYAGIDTDPELKYPKGAGRVAFSNQQSYIAAISARFVQLQHGEIDKRVEVKPYVLDDQLCDECQGARCGGKFAPFFCANVTCLQYYCEYCWAAIHSRAGREFHKPLVKEGGDRPRHISFRWN
- the CPEB4 gene encoding cytoplasmic polyadenylation element-binding protein 4 isoform X3, with protein sequence MGDYGFGVLVQSNTGNKSAFPVRFHPHLQPPHHHQNATPSPAAFINNNTAANGSNAGSAWLFPAPATHNIQDEILGSEKAKSQQQEQQDPLEKQQLSPSPGQEAGILPEPEKAKSEENQGDSSSENGSGKEKIRIESPVLTGFDYQEATGLGTSTQPLTSSASSLTGFSNWSAAIAPSSSTIINEDASFFHQGGVPAASANNGALLFQNFPHHVSPGFGGSFSPQIGPLSQHHPHHPHFQHHHSQHQQQRRSPASPHPPPFTHRNAAFNQLPHLANNLNKPPSPWSSYQSPSPTPSSSWSPGGGGYGGWGGSQGRDHRRGLNGGITPLNSISPLKKNFASNHIQLQKYARPSSAFAPKSWMEDSLNRADNIFPFPDRPRTFDMHSLESSLIDIMRAENDSIKGQSSLFPMEDGFLDDGRGDQPLHSGLGSPHCFTHQNGERVERYSRKVFVGGLPPDIDEDEITASFRRFGPLIVDWPHKAESKSYFPPKGYAFLLFQDESSVQALIDACIEEDGKLYLCVSSPTIKDKPVQIRPWNLSDSDFVMDGSQPLDPRKTIFVGGVPRPLRAVELAMIMDRLYGGVCYAGIDTDPELKYPKGAGRVAFSNQQSYIAAISARFVQLQHGEIDKRVEVKPYVLDDQLCDECQGARCGGKFAPFFCANVTCLQYYCEYCWAAIHSRAGREFHKPLVKEGGDRPRHISFRWN